The segment CCAAagatttatttgtctttttttttttttaccatgtactgtacataaataaatatactttcTATAATCTTTCAATGAAAGTTTAAACTGAATTATATaactttttgtattaattacagtattataatctatctatctatctatctatctatctatctatctatctatctatctatctatctatctatccatctatttaattcctataatatataattttttttaaagctcccATCATCTCACCATATGTAAAGGTGCACAATTCACACTAGTGTCAGGAAGCTCATGTCTCCATGGGGCCACATCCACAGTCGAGTTGCATTTGATTAACAccttaaaaagttaaaacaagGACATATATGAAGAATATCAATagaagtaaaaaattttttttaacacattaagTTGAAACTAACAAGTCTATGATTTGTTAGTAAATCCTTAATATTTGGCCATTTTATGTACAAATGTTGCTATAGAGTCAGAAATTGTCTTTGATGTGAGTGTAGGATGATTTGGTAGAAGACATTTAGGGTAATGGGTACATTTACATATGTCAGATTGTCTTATTTACTATTTGTCAGATTGTCTTATTTACTATTTGATTCTTACTGATTCTGCGTGGTCAGGGTGACATTCCTCAGTGATGTCCTTAAAGTTTTCTTTAGTGCAGTTACTTTTTTCCATGTCAAACTGCAGCCGATATCTGAATCCAGCTATCACCTacacaagaaaacacacacacacacacaggttaccACTAACGTGTGCTACTATAATTAGTTATCGTTATAATTATTacactgtaaatatattttgatttatacacagaTAGTCTAATCAAGTTAACTCATTATCTGTGGTGTGTGCTCAGAGAGAACTTACCTGTCTTGTAGCCCAGGCAACATTGTAGAGGAGGAAATGATGTGTATGCTGGTTATTTATGTTGGCTTTGGCAACGGAGTAGCTCAGAGGCTCAATAATATCCTCACTGTCGATTTTGATATTCTCAGGGCAGCCCAGACATGGGCGACGGGGTCCTACAATGATAGGAGGCTCCACTGACaagacaaaaaacacaaatctgTATAAATCTACTGTAGACATTAAAATGATACTGAAAACTATCAGGTGGTAACAGTAACTAGTGTACAGTTGATGTGCTACATAAAGCAATATTAAAATCGGAGGGCTATAGTATAAAGATATGGTGACATTTTCTATAAggaaaatgtttaacatttatgcAAGAAGTGTCAACGCTGTGGAAAAGTCAGAGTTGAAGCTGAAACTTTTCCAATGTCTAATATGCACAGAGCATGtcaacagtatttaaaaaagttcgcagccagaggtctagagaaagctgactggccaagctctctcagtgaggagggatgagaggtactacCATAAAAAAGGAGAATACGTGTGATCTCCCATCTATAAGTGTTACAAACAATGTAAGTGAATCAGGATAATTCTGTTCCTACGTGAAAAAAATGTGGATGTGCTGTTTTTTGGGTTAAAATTGAAATCTGATCTCAAATATGTGAGTTGGCTATTTGTGTCAACTCTATCATTGAACCATGCAACAGATTCAACCGGATGATATTAAACTCAGGGAGCAATGTAAAATAATCTTTAAGCTCTTTTTGGTGAAACCTGCTGTGACCAGAGTAAAATCAGTCATGCTTTATCTAGTGATAGGTGATTTTTGTctattaatttagtttaattaatggcacagtttttatatatttacatttactgtaggcattaggcagatgcccttatccagggCAACTTACAAAAGTACTTAAGTTTCCGTGAGACATAATTTCAAAGTTAAATGAGGAAGGATATAATTTCAGACTCCGTAAATGAGGAAGAAACTCAGATTTAGGATTAGAAGTTCACTTAGCTTACTGTGGCATTTTATATCATTCCACATAAGGCAATACTTCCTGTGGTTTACCGCCAGGTGCCTAAAAAACATTCCCCTCTTTGGTCTATGCCTCATTCTTTATATGGCAATAGCaccatatataattatatatatatatatatatataattcattgGATGTCTAcgaatgtttaaatgttaaattcataATAAATTTCCTGTCACCATACTCTAAAGTTCCTTCTTTAAACTTTACTGGTGGCTGAACTTAACTGATCACTGGCCTCTGGGCTAGATTTGTTTAACTTGTGAAACTTATTTGACTgtcaaatatctctctctctctctctctctctctctctctctctctctctcgagatTTGACACTTGAAATAGTTTAGTTAATAGAGACATGAtgctattaacatttttttttactaaaaaacatttttattataattttgtacaGATTTTTTGAAATCTGACTTAAATTTCTAGGAATTGTTTGTGAGCGCTAAAAATTCCAGGAATGTCTGCAGTGCCCCCTAGTGACAACATGTCTAAATATAAAAGAGATAAAGTTTAATCTATTGACCCACCTGAACAGTGATGTGCCAAGATCTCGTTTGTTTCTTTCAGCTGAAGTCTTGCACGACAATGTTTGATCGGCTAGGGATGACAGTCAAAATAATCAGATGAGGCCACATTACTtgcattctatttatttatttatttattacctttgaGGAATCTTGCAAGTAGTCACACTCCTTCCAGGTTTTCTCATTTCCTACTGCACAGTCAGATTCCCTTGCTGTAAAATGTACTGAAAGAAATTCACTTGATTCATTTTTGAGCtgaaatagaaaagaaataatggatTAAAGATATTGCTTGAATTGAAGATCACACACTAAATACACAATTTAACTGATCATAAGACCATAAACTTGTTTAAACGTGTTAATCTTATTTTACTGATAAATATCTCTCTCTATGAAGatttaatattgtaaatagGGTAATTAATAAAGAGATGAAATGTTAGAAATATAGATAAACATACCAGTTACTAAGATTTCATAACTACACAGCCTACCTTTATAGCCTTAAGGATCTGATATAGAGCAAGCTGGTTTCCTTCAGttaactgtttattgtgttcTAAAAGAACTGACGACACAATATCTTCCACGCTTTGATCATCACACTGAAGCCTGGTCTCATCATTTGCATGTGATTCAGAGCAAAAAAGCCAAGTTAAGGCCAAAATCACCCAAATTCTGTGTCCTTGCATTATCCTGAGGTCTTGCGCATGCCTTTTTCTGGCTGCCTGGTAGCTAAAAAGACGCAGTTACCTAAATAACCCACACAGTGTCAACGCACTGATCTGATGATACACACTCATTTGCTGGGAATATAGTGCAAATGTTTACTTACTTGGGAGCCTTTGCCTCTGCCCACACGTTTCTCAAAAATCAATACTTTCATTTGGGTTCagagtgctcacacacacacacacacacacacacacacacacacacacacacacacacactttgaagtGAACAACTTGACTAAAGCATTTAAAGGTGCAAACCGGTAACAATCCCATCATTCAGAAACACATAAATAATAGATTATACAATAGCCCTGCCTCCCATCTCCCTATAAGGCTTTTATTATACAACCTTAACATGGTTGTCAAAAATGTACTTGCCAAACACAAAGGCACGGCCTTATCCAAAGCATGGATAAAAGACGCAGCCTTAATTTTAATGATCTTGTGATGTGTACTAGTATTACTCCAGCAAGATTCTTTCCTTTACTTTCTGCACAAtgcaaatgtatatttaattaagGACTAATGCACATTGTATATCCACTTCATATGTTTCCTTCCCACATGATGTTTACAGGTTAAACTTTGAGTCATAGTTCAGAGTTCAGCACTGAGAGAATGTCAACACTCCACAAATCttaaacacagtacagtatgaagCTTACAGTGAGACTTGTGCCCGAAGCAGTAGAATGTTGGAACATtatggatggggtgccaatattttacTTTCCTCCTATGGTGAATATGACACCTCCAAACTGCACCACATGCTTACTTGTATGTATCACTTGTTTATACCACATTACccttttttatgtgtttatagagattaacatatta is part of the Clarias gariepinus isolate MV-2021 ecotype Netherlands chromosome 15, CGAR_prim_01v2, whole genome shotgun sequence genome and harbors:
- the kng1 gene encoding kininogen-1, which translates into the protein MQGHRIWVILALTWLFCSESHANDETRLQCDDQSVEDIVSSVLLEHNKQLTEGNQLALYQILKAIKLKNESSEFLSVHFTARESDCAVGNEKTWKECDYLQDSSKPIKHCRARLQLKETNEILAHHCSVEPPIIVGPRRPCLGCPENIKIDSEDIIEPLSYSVAKANINNQHTHHFLLYNVAWATRQVIAGFRYRLQFDMEKSNCTKENFKDITEECHPDHAESVLIKCNSTVDVAPWRHELPDTSVNCAPLHMRFATRRRPPGWSPLRTIHNFQVTSKKQESSEESQEGKAKHGSPSDPNPNPEPKLSQDIKVTVSNTTSINCPSKPWKDFAVDLLPPPPPPPPPRPRPDPLSESDLVTG